The Theobroma cacao cultivar B97-61/B2 chromosome 1, Criollo_cocoa_genome_V2, whole genome shotgun sequence genome contains the following window.
AAACGGACTGGTCTAGTGAGCACATGCAACTCCCCCATGCATGGAACAACCTAAATGTAGAAAAAGATGATGATCGCATTTTGCCTAATTGGCAGAGTGTGGCATGATCTGCTATATTTTAACTGATTTTCCTTTGTCATAGTATATTGCAGTAAGTTAGAAGGATTGCTAATTTCTCTTTACTTAGATGATGTTTCACAACTTGTTGCTTCCTTGGATGGTTGGACTACAATTTATTCCTCCCTTGTTTTCCCTTGCTCCCCCTCCGTGCCTCTCCtatcttttcttcttattgAGGATTCAATTTGTTGAAGAATCTCATTTTGTACCTGATATTAACAGAAGAACCGTGAAATGTTTGAACCCTTTATCGAGGATGATGTCCCATTTGATGAATACTGTCAGTCCATGGAAAAGGACGGCACATGGGCTGGACATATGGAACTACAGGCAGCTTCTCTTGTCATTCGCAGAAATATATGCATACATCGAGTAAGATCTTATCTTTTCCTCTCTTCTAAGGTTAGCCTTGAGTATTGTGGAACTCATCTCTCATGCTGTACATGGTATATAGAACATGTCGCCTCGCTGGTACATAAAGAATTTTGACGGACGTGGAGCTCTCATGGTCCATTTGTGAGTATTGTAGAATTCCTTTCTTGTTTGCACTGTTCAATTAGCTTTTACATTCCCTGATAATAGAAAAAGGCAAGAATTACCCTTTGTTATTGCATATTTTCTTGCATAAAAAGTTCTACATATTTCTGTAACTGAAAACAATGCATGAATAGAAATTTTGTACCCACTTGATGGTAGTGAGGACTATTCCTTGttgcaaatttttttaattgttgcaaTGTATTTATATAGTAGCATTCAAGAAACTGTAACCATAAATTGCAGATTTTTAGTGAGAAGTAGTAGTGACAGATTTGGCTGGGGTAGTTTTCTTAatattctttgtttctttttcctctcacttcttctttctattttttagagggttaaaaatggaaaattttcttCTAACCACAGAAATCAGAGAACAGGCTATATTTGAACCTTGTATgttttgacatttttattCAACCATTTTTTTCGGTTTGGGAGGTTGGTTCCTTCCAGGTATCTATTGACTCAAACAATTATTGACTTGGGAAATTATAAAACAGGTTGATTTGCAAAAATcgaaacaaaataaacaaccAACTACACCTCTGTTGAATCattcaaataatatatcaGAAATAAAGAATAGAAATGCATTATTAGGATCAGCCAATAAAATTCATCGAGCTTTGACCTCCTTTAAAGTAGTTGTTTGAGCTTCCTGACCTTGTATACAAGCTAATACAAGTGACTGCAAACTGATGCTCAGCGCTTCAAGAAAACATTGTTTCCTGTGATTCTTTTATTCACATCGTTGTTATTGTTTTACTATATTGGTTCATAGTAGACAGTTTCAGTTCTGCTGTCTGATTTGCAAATGTGTTGCAGATCATATCATGACGAGGAACACTACAACAGTGTAAGATTAAAAGAAGACCCCTGTAACGGGCCAGCAATGCCAATTATTATTACGGTTTGTGTTTGTAGTTTTCACTGTCGTGATTCTTGTATTTATTCTGCTCATAAGTTTGGATGTCTAAAGTGGTAATGATAGCCTAATAACTTTTAGTTTCTCAAAAGGCTGATGCTGAAATCTCAGCATCAACTAATCAAGCAAAAGCTGCAGTTAGCAAGCCGAAGGGGGCAGCTGGTAAGGACAGTATCAATACAGGATCAATCAAATTGGTATTGGCTGGAAGTGGTTGTGAAAGTGCTGAAAAAGTTGAACAGGTGATGAAAaagttgaatttgttttttctgTGTGTCTTTTTATCTCCTGTATGATTGTGGTTTCCTAAGTTATGGCCTCAAAGCCTGCTATTTTCTATACTAAGGAGTCATGACAGGCATGGAATAGTTTTTCCTCCTTACCCTTACTTTACCTCACTTGTAATTCTTCAGGTTTTGCTACAAGTAGATGGTGATGTTGATGCTGCTATAGAGTTTCTGGTAGCAGAACAAGGAACCGAAGACTACGCAGCTGAAAATGATTCACTTACTTGTCATGTAGATGGTTCTTATGGTAATGGCCGGTCAGTACATTTGCACATTCTAGATTTTTTTGTTAGGTTTTGCCTACATTGATGTTTATCTGTTCTTCTTGATAATGAAAATCCCATCATTTTGTAACATTTTATATAGGTTTTTTGGGTTAGTAAGATGGTTGTTGAGGAGATTAGAAAGATCATTACAGGATGAAATATGAAAAGCCTATCAAATAATATAGATGGGTGCTAATTCTTTTGGAATATGCAGTGGCAGCAATGATCTCCGTTGCCTCCATTATTGGATTTATCTATCTGTCTAGTGTGAAGATTTTCATGGCAGATCTGAGTAGGAAagactatttttctttttacttaaaATGAAACTGCACTAAAACTAGTTGAAGATTTTTGTTGCATTCCTCCTTTtcgtgtaaatttttgtaattagtTTCCTTAATTACTCTAAATAGGAAGATAAGATATGTTTTGATTATCTAatgttaaatttgatttattttacttaatgTCTGCTTGACATTTTGTGAGGTTTCAATTTGCTTTTTGTTTCTATGATGTTTAAAGAGACTATGCTTTGACATATATGGTACTTATCTGTTTTCAAATACGGTATCCAGGAAATGATGAAGATGTAAACAGTGAAAAACTCAAGCAAGAAGCTTTAAAGAAGACCTTTGAACAGGATCCATCTAGTGATAGCATTAAAACTCTTGATGATAGCAGTTCTCGAAAAGATGACAAGGTTTCATGCTAtgtaaaaataagaaatcttttctttttttttattaaaaaaaaacatggtTTGAAAGTAAGATATTCActctcttttcctctttaACCTCCCAAACTGCAGAAGATTCCAAGAAACAAGATCTGCCCTTGTGGGTCAAAGAAAAAATACAAGGCTTGTTGTGGATCAGTCTCGGGGAGGTCATCGACTAAGTTTATAGCGTATATTACCTAAACTCTTCTTTGTCTTTGGTCTATTGCTATTTAAGCTAAATGCAGTTTGTATAGTTCTACTACTGAAGTTCAACTAAACACCTGTAAGCAAGTGGACATTGTTTTGTAGCGCATAAGAATATGCCTATTGTTAATCTTGATATGAATCAGAGCTtgagtctctctctctcatttttcGTGGTTCAGATGTTTCTTGAGTGTCAAGTTTCTTAGTAGTTGACTTCTTGCAAAGATGTTAACAACTCCTAAGAAGAAAGAGCTCATTATTTTCCAATGTTACAATTTTGCTGTGTAGTAACCAAACAATGGATGCCAGAAAGGGTAGAAAGGTACAGAAACAAGGCAAGAAGGGAGCATCTGCTAAATCTGCAGCATCCTCTGGATCTGATGGAGGGCCACCTGACATGGGTGCACTTTGCATATGACCTTAATATCATGTGATTGCCTGTGCCACTCTTGTTATCCTcgattattttctattttttgcgAATTGATGCATAAGTGGGTATATTTTTTCATTCTAATCTTCCAATGAAagttgattttcattttagaTGAGGAAGAAACTGCTGGTGTCAAGAAATAGCACTTATTGCAGAGAAATTTAAGCCATTTTATATTAGTTATCTGCTGATTATTTTGATCTATCTATGTAGGTCTCCTAGGTGCGATATTTTGGATCTTGTCCCCATGTGGCGCCAATCTGTTTCCCACTTTCAGGCAAGGGCTTATGCTGTGAGCCTctgaaaaatgaatttgagTGCTCATGGCCTCGGTTGATGCTCATGCATTTAATTGTTACGATTCCTCATCACATCCAAATATTAGCAGGACAAACAGGTTCTGCTTTTCAACTCCAGTTTATTTTGAGATTCGCTGTAAATGGGTCTCCATTCTTTGACAAAAAGTGGGATTATACAACAGAGAATGATGAAGatgaaaagagaagaaataggAATGGTACAGATTTTTGTTTAACATTTATTGAGCTTTGACAATTCTGAGAGTCAGTGACAGATTCACGATGGTGACGAGCAACATTTGCTTCTTTTAGAAGCATAGAAGGTATAATTGTAAGGGTATGATTATAGTAAACGGATGTATAACTGTCTTGTTCACGCATATGGAATATGTACATTCAATgatgtgagtgttttattcCTCCTGCAAGTCATTTTTGAATGAATCTTTTTTTAACTAACTTGGCGAGAGAAATCTAAAGGAAATGAAAGGGAGAGAATGGCATGTTCATTGGATTGGAACTATGAGGCTCATGCGTCTAAAGTTGGCAATTGATGATAATTTAGAGTTATGGCTGCGTCGACTTTGAAGCATTTATCACCTAATTTGAGTTAAACTTCTCTTTGCAAAGTAGTGGTCTGGATTTATGGACTACGTTTTCAGCTTTATATAAAAATCTCAAGGAAGGAATCTTTGACAAGTCGCCATTAACGTCAAGtccttgaagaagaaacaTACATTTCTGAATTGGTTTTCTCATGCTCCATTTTGTGAAGTCTCAAGCAAAAATGTTTCTGAACCCAAAGGATGACTTCTTTCGGGCTGAAAGCCCATCACAAATCTGTTGATCGAATTTGCATGAAGTGGGATAAATTTATGGGTCTTTTACGGCTTGAATGAAACAGGTTCATGGAGCTTGAACACCGACTGACTGACGGGTTAAAAGTCGATGCAAAACTTGGCttacaaaaaaaacaaaatccataattagaaagtgggtgaAGGCTCGCAAACTTTGCTTTGATCACTAAGATTCCTCTTTGAAGGAAAAGGGTTCACTGCAAATTCCACAACGAGCAACAACGCTAAGTCGTTATCAGGATTAACCATGTAAAACGTTTTGAACCAACCTATGTGCTTATCTTAGAAAAACGTTGCTCG
Protein-coding sequences here:
- the LOC18611170 gene encoding OTU domain-containing protein 3 isoform X3, producing the protein MVIVSSVSRALADQLEGDEEQHGKYRSMVVQYIVKNREMFEPFIEDDVPFDEYCQSMEKDGTWAGHMELQAASLVIRRNICIHRNMSPRWYIKNFDGRGALMVHLSYHDEEHYNSVRLKEDPCNGPAMPIIITADAEISASTNQAKAAVSKPKGAAGKDSINTGSIKLVLAGSGCESAEKVEQVLLQVDGDVDAAIEFLVAEQGTEDYAAENDSLTCHVDGSYGNDEDVNSEKLKQEALKKTFEQDPSSDSIKTLDDSSSRKDDKVSCYKIPRNKICPCGSKKKYKACCGSVSGRSSTKFIANQTMDARKGRKVQKQGKKGASAKSAASSGSDGGPPDMGALCI
- the LOC18611170 gene encoding OTU domain-containing protein 3 isoform X2 yields the protein MVKTRQQKSKPKKQHPQVKKQGKQTDISRFRAQLDALGLQIIQVTADGNCFFRALADQLEGDEEQHGKYRSMVVQYIVKNREMFEPFIEDDVPFDEYCQSMEKDGTWAGHMELQAASLVIRRNICIHRNMSPRWYIKNFDGRGALMVHLSYHDEEHYNSVRLKEDPCNGPAMPIIITADAEISASTNQAKAAVSKPKGAAGKDSINTGSIKLVLAGSGCESAEKVEQVLLQVDGDVDAAIEFLVAEQGTEDYAAENDSLTCHVDGSYGNDEDVNSEKLKQEALKKTFEQDPSSDSIKTLDDSSSRKDDKKIPRNKICPCGSKKKYKACCGSVSGRSSTKFIANQTMDARKGRKVQKQGKKGASAKSAASSGSDGGPPDMGALCI
- the LOC18611170 gene encoding OTU domain-containing protein 3 isoform X1 — translated: MVKTRQQKSKPKKQHPQVKKQGKQTDISRFRAQLDALGLQIIQVTADGNCFFRALADQLEGDEEQHGKYRSMVVQYIVKNREMFEPFIEDDVPFDEYCQSMEKDGTWAGHMELQAASLVIRRNICIHRNMSPRWYIKNFDGRGALMVHLSYHDEEHYNSVRLKEDPCNGPAMPIIITADAEISASTNQAKAAVSKPKGAAGKDSINTGSIKLVLAGSGCESAEKVEQVLLQVDGDVDAAIEFLVAEQGTEDYAAENDSLTCHVDGSYGNDEDVNSEKLKQEALKKTFEQDPSSDSIKTLDDSSSRKDDKVSCYKIPRNKICPCGSKKKYKACCGSVSGRSSTKFIANQTMDARKGRKVQKQGKKGASAKSAASSGSDGGPPDMGALCI